The following nucleotide sequence is from Mucilaginibacter sp. cycad4.
CGGGATATCAGTCGTTGTATTATTAAAACGGTAGCTTAAAGCCGAGCCAATGTCCAAAACACTTAAATACAATGTTTTTGACCAGCTGTCTTTTGCACTGCTTCCGAAACTGAATGCGAAACCGATCGGAGCTGTCACACCAAAAGTTCCGTATTTAAATAGTTTAGTATTCGTTTGCCTGTTTCGTTCTGTGCCAACATAAAGACCAGGGTATGCGCTTAAAGCGACTGAAAAGTTGGATTTCCGGATTACCTGGTAGGACTGGACAGGTGCAGCGTAATTTTCAATTACCGCTTTTATCTCATCAGATGACTTTGCTGCAACCATATCATTGGCAAAAGCCAGTATGTTTTTAAGCGGCGTAAGCCATTTTATGTTCTTTTCTGAACCCACAACAGTCGTAATCAAAGAGATTGCAGCGTTTGTCGCTTTAGGCAGGCTATTTGATCGGATGGCTTTCGCAATATCTATCGCATCTTTAAGACTCGAAAGCATCATCGTATATTGTTCTTTATTGACTTCATCGGGGTTAACGATAGAAAAGGTTGATTTTATAAGACCGGTAAGTAATTCGGAATTGCTCAAGAAAAAATCCAGCGCGGTTTGTTTTTGATCCGCAAGGGAAATGGCGCCGGGATTCGCTTTAAGTTTTTGGAAATCTGATATTTTATTATCGATGTTTTGAGCCAGAACAACGAAGTTGTAAATGTCATTGAAACGCTGTTGGAGTTTATCATTTTTAGCTAAATCAAGCAAACTATTGCTAAATTCTTTGCTGTCAAATAACTGCGGATATTTATCGTAGAGCAACGCGAAAAAAATTCGGATAATGTCGGGATTTAGTTTTGAAACGGTTTTAAGCTCAATCCACTTATCCCCCGTCTTTCCCATTAAGTTTTGAGAAAGCATATCAGTAAGTGCGATGATATAGGTGCTTTTTAGTTTAGCCGAACTATTATAAGGGTTCTGAAGCGCAACGGTATGTAATGCGGTAGAGGGATGATCTCCATTAGCCATCTGGTTAATGAAGGCATACATTGAACTGCCAATAGTAAAGGCATCTTTGTTAGCATCCGGCATCCCCTCGAAATGATTGCGCTTTATATAGTAGAAGAAGTTGTCCGTTAAATTTGCCAGGTCATCCGCAAATGCATCTTTATAGGTCGCACCCATACTCGGAAGATTGAAAATATTATTGTCTTTGAAAGTGGACCAGGTCTTCGGCAATAATTCCCGGATTTCTTTATTCTCGTCCAAAGTTTGCTTGAATTTTTGGAGGTAGGCAATGGTCAATTCCTGTTTAATACGGTCACGTAAGAAATCTGCAAATGCCTGTACGTAATTCGTTACATCAAAGCTGCCTGCTAAATCACCAATGCCTGCGTTCAGTTCACTGTACTTTGGCGCCGGATATAATTTAGTGAAATCAATGTCTTTGACAAATGGATTTTTATCCTTCCAGTTTCCATAATTGTCACCGTAAATGTTTTTCAATCGTTCTGCGTCAATAAATCGCACCAGGACTTTCTTCATCTGTTCGGTTTTGACCGATTTTGAGTTGCCCTGGTGAAACCAGTAGGCCTCAATTTTTATTGCAGCCCAGATCGCCCTGTCCAAGGCGTCATCATCTTCAATAACGGTTAAATCTACAGGAGAAGTTGAATCATGATTTTCGTTTGAGCTGTTAGCGCCAGCTAATTGAACAGTAATTTCATTATCCTCATCAGTGCCGTATTTAACAGTCAATTCTTTCGCGCCATTTGGAATCTTAAACTTCTTGGAAATTGCATTTCCACTTCCGGCTGTTGTTCCGGTTAAAGGATTTCCGCCATTGTACTCCATTGTCAGCTCATTGGCTTTTTTCATGGAAAGAATTTTTTCCACGATCAGGATCTCACCCGCGGTCAGTTCAGGTAATTTTTTTGCGGTTATCAGGTCGTAATTAATTTTTTTAGTTGTTTGAGCACTGCACGTCAAAGAAAACAACAGGAGGATAAAGGCGAGGGGCCGTTTCATATTGTTAAAGCTTAAGTTTAAAATGATTGAGCATCCGTTGAATCGGGATAACATAGCTTGACAATGCATCCGATCCTATTAAAAGGCCGATTATTTTGCTTCCGAGAACTACAGGACAGCCTGAATCTCCATGATCGCTTGCATTACTTATTTGTATGAGGTTGTCCTTGAAGTACGTCTGGCCGGAAAGCTCAAACTTTTGAGAGGCATTAACTGATTGAATTATACCAAACTTTTCACCGCTTTGGGCGCCATATAAAACAACCGGTTTGGCCTCGTAATCTACATCTCCGAACACGTCCAGGTGCCCGTTGATTTTTTTGCCGTTGAACGTTGTGTTGAACAAGGAAACACCTGGATTTAGCCTTATGATTCCGATATCACTCCATTCGTCGAATTGGCCCTGATACAAAAAGCCGATCCTATTGTTAAGGTTTGGAGCCTTCGTCCATGAAGGCATGTTACAGTCCAGTACGGCGGTGTCATCATCAGCTGAGTAATTAAATATTTTTTTTAAAAGAAGGTCTGGCGCTACGACGTGGTAATTAGTAAGGATGTAATCACCGGAATTGTTAGTAGCAGAACCCTTTACCCTGATCCCACAACTTCCAAACTCGTTTAATTTTGCCCTGGAAATACTATCTCCGAGCGCATGGCTTTTAAATATACTGTTGGTGGATAATATAATCGATGTGTTGATCTTAAAACCCTTGAAATACAATGCTGCGGGAATATTTACTGACGTCAGATTTGCAGATTGAAATTTAAGGAGATAAATAGGATCATGTTCAATTCCCACACCATTAATTGTTGGATAAAGTTCGCGGAATTTTCGCCAGAAATAACCTTTTGCCTCTGTATAAAGCAACATAGTGTTTTCCTTTTTTTTTCCAATATCAGTTGTAGCCATGGCGAATTCTATCTCCTCTATACCTCCGCTCCAGTAATAGCAAAGGTCTTCGCTATTATGGTACCAAATTGCATTTCCTTCGATATCATCGCCAATGACTGCTGCGTCAATACTTAAAACATCGCCGGGGCTTTTATAGGTTTTTATTGTTGCATTTACGGATGGTGATCCAATCCGGGCATTTAGATATTTGCTTACGGTGATTTTCATTATCCAACGGGTTTGATTGGGGGATTGGTTAAACCGCCGGTATTTTTACTGCTGTCGTCGGGCTTGGCCCCCGTGCCTCTCAGCTGTACCAGCCTGTTTAACAGATCGAACCAGAATGTTGACCCTAAGGAAATCGCAAGAGCAGTGAGTAAGTATCCCGGCGATAGCTTGCCTGGATATTTAAAATGAGTAGCATTTTTACATGCCGGCGAATAATTCCTTATCATTAAATTTAATTGCCCCTGCTGTTGTTTAATTCTCTTAAAACCGTTGGATGTCGAATCTTTCTTTTTTTTCAAGTCATTTTCTGCCGTTATTAGTTCCGACTGTTGTTTTTGAAAAATGCGGCAGACCAGGCAGCTATCATTCTCAGGATTATTTATTGATAGGATTTGTGAGGCCTGGGCAATATCTGCTCTGACCGTAGTGCTCGCAGCCTTGAGCGTTTCATCATCCATTGTAGCAGTTTGAGTATTCTCTTTGGTGCCCCGGCTGATTGCAAGCTGTACAAGGTCATTTCGGGCAGTACTGTTTTTTGCAAGTAACTTGTAAATCGCAATTGTATCAACATGAAAGGCATTGGCAATAAAAAGGCCAATAAAAAACAGGATCAGTTTTGTTTGTTTAGTGTACCAACCAGAAACACGGTCCATAGTCTGATTATACCAACCTTCCAGGTTTAATTTGAACTGGTTAATATCGCCGGACGCATCGTTCCAGAGCTGGGCCATATGTTCGCATGTTTCCTTTTGGATTTTTATCGAGTTGCCTGCGGGGCCGTTAGTGAGTTTAGTAGTAAAAAGTACATTCTTAATTCGATCAGCAGCATTTGCTGTACCACTTGCCTGGCTGCCCTGAAGCAAATACACTATTGTTTGCGAAAATGCCGTAGGGTCTATATAGGCGGGCTTATTATTCCAACTACTTTCGGTGAGGTATTTAATGGTTGGGTATTGATAAAATGCCTTAAAAAGGGAATTATCCATGCCCAGGTATGGGAAAAAAAAGCGCTGAATATTCTGCTTCACTTCATAAAATACTCTTTTTAATGTGGCAGTATGTTTGACTTCTTGGTCCTGCAACATTCTCCGAACTCCTTTTTGAAGCATTCTTGACCGTAGCGTCAACCATCGCGCAACGATCTCTTGTATTATAGTTGCAAGCAGGCTGTAAATTAGGAAAACAAATACTAATCCTATAAATACATTAAAAGCGACATTGTCGAACATGATAATTGTGTTTAGGTTAAAAAAATATCTTTTAAAAAAAATAATAGTCTAATAATGAGCGTTATATGCCTAAGTTACAGTTCGTAATATATAAAAAAGAAAAATATTATTGGTGCTTCTTGCTAAATGTTTTTCTTTTTTTTATTAAAATAAGGATCAAAACCGGGCGAAGGAAAGCAATTGTATTTTTAGTAGTAGTTTCTCCAAACGGACGGAGAGTGAATTAAATTAAAGACTAAACTTTAAAACCGGGGATTGACTCTATTTACGCACAATCAGGGCTCTCTAAATTTGCTAATATGAGTTCAGAAGATTCGTTTGCCCAATGAGGCGGTTTGATTTCAGCTGCCCGGGCAAAGCTAAAACTGCTCCAATGTACTTAATGAATCGAATTCCTTAACGCATAGTCCCGGTTACGGACAGTTAGGGATCAAAAATCAAAGGTTTATATAGTTCGATATCATGCAGACGATAGCCCTTATCCGCATGTCCCAAAAAAATTGAAGATTTTGGCTAATTGAAATCGCACAGCAACATCAAACAAGGCTAAAGAAAAATTGCGATACCTTATTTGAATTCCCAAATCATGACAACTATGATGGAATAATAGTAATGTCGGACATGCAATAAAGATCCTTGTTTTACATATCAGCAAAGGCATCAACTCATTTCAGAATTCAAGGATTGATGAATATTTGAAAATTATGGGTATCTATTAATAACACATTTAATTTGCAATAGGTTTAGACGTTGTCTCTAACAGGTATTCGTAATAATACAACCATTGATGCCGAATTATAGTCAGCCTAAACTTTACTCATATCAAATGGCAGTTTCCTAATCCACTTTCCGGTAAGATCAAAAATAGCTTCTGTCAGCGCCGGTATCCTTTAGCGCATAATAAACTGAGCGAACGGTTTCTTTAATTTATTTCTTTCTCATTTTTACATACGCCAGGATGCCGGCCAAAAAGATTACCAATCCCGTAACTATCCGTACCACATAATATTCATCACGTTTTCGGTATGGTGCATTTATAAGCGAATTGGGTTGCATATATAAATGGCCATTTTTATTGTCGAGTATCAGGTTGAACCTTTTTAGCAGATCGTTGCCCAGGATCATATGCAGCCCTTCTTTACCCATATCCCGTGTCTTATATTCAAATCCTGAAAGCTGGTAATTGCCGATGCGTAGCTTTGGGGTAATCGTCTCATCCAAACCGATCATGCCTGACAGTTCGGTCATTATCCGGTAAGCCATTGGAGCATCCAAGCTATTTAAAATAGAGGTGCGCGCACCTGTGTCAAACATGACCCAACCTGTTTGTGTATTGTTACGAATGGTAAGATTTACTGCTATGTACGGTATAACGCCGCCATCAAGTACCATGTCGTGACGGGAATAAGCGGTTATTTGAGGGGGTATGACATCATGAACAACTAATATTTTCTTGTTGTAGTTGATTTCCAGGATTTTGTCTCTAAATAAAGAATTGCCGATTAAAAGGTCTTCGTAATCTTTCATATTACCGGCTACAGCGATGGCCACGCTGTCCCAAACCAGGTTCCCGATTTGCAGAAGATTTTTACTGGCCGACTGTACCTGGTTTACACCATCCGAATTGGTAAGGGTAACCTTCCCATCAAAATTCATTTTTACTTTCCCAACGGAAGTTTTATTGATGAGGGTTCCTCCTGCGCCCAGATCGAGCTGTATATTGGTGACCTTCGAGCCATTTAGTTTTGCGTTTACGTATATTTTACGATTGTCGCCCAATGTAAATGGAATGGTATCTGGCCCGGCGTCGGCAATTTTTCTTGTGGAAGCATTAAGGTTTTTGTACCGGGCTGAAATGCGGGTATAGCAGCTGTCTTCTCCGTTCAGTAAAATGATAAAGTCATAATTCTTTCCATAGGCGACATCAAATGAAATGGAATCAAGATCTGTGATGAAAGTCACTTTATGGGGTTTCTCAGGAATTTCAGGGTAGTAATAATCAGGTTTCCTTTCAGGCATAATCGCCCAGTAACCCGGCTTAAAGTGCTTTCCGTCCCTGATGCTGGCGGTTTTGGAAGAAGCCCGTACAACAGGCAGATGGCTTTGCGCAAAGGCGAATTGCCCTAACGTTAAAAGGAGAGCAGTTACAAATCCACATGCCATGGTCAGCATCCCTATAGTTGACCTTAAAGTTTTCATTTATCCGCTTTTAATGATTAGACTGGAGTGGCGTTATCAGGTTACAGTTTCGGAGGTAACAAAACCTGCCTTTCCCTGATCGACATAGAAAAGGAAAAATCATTCCCTTTTCATATAATCAATTCCGATTACCGGTTTTGGCTTCACGCACCGTTGTATTACCCTTAAATTTATAAACTATACTCAGGCGGTAACGAGCACCATTAAAGCGGCTCATAGTAGAGAATACATAACCCGGCCCGGTGGTTGTGGTACGATAACGGCGCGAATCAAAGATGTTGGTAACATCGGTCACCACAGAAAGCCGGTCAGCAAGCAGGTTTTTACTGATGCCGAAGTCCGCCCAGTGGGTGGCCCGGTTGCGGCTCTGCGCGTTTGCCGAAGGGCCGTTATAATAATAACGTCCCTGGGCACTCAGCGTTTTAGCCAGCTTCCATTGTGCGCTGAACCTTCCTGAAGAAGAACCGCCGGAAAAGCCAAAATCAAAGCCACGATAAGTCCCCGATTGCCGGAAGTGATACAAATTAAGATCGGCATTGAGTTGCAGCACATTCAACGGATTATACATCACATTCAACTCAAAACCCTGTCTGGTCTCACGGGTTATATTAACAGGAAGCGTAATAAACGTACCCTCTGTATTACGGAAGGTGTAATCCGTTATCGGGTGCTGAGAATCCTGAACATATAACGACGGGTTAACTGTCAACGTGCCGCCCCGGTAAAGGAACCCGGATTCGTAGAGGTTTGAATAGGCAGGGTTCAGATCAGGGTTGCCGGTATTTTGTGCGTTAAGGTCCGTCAATTCCATATAAGGAGAAAGCTGGTAGAGCGAAGGGCGACTGATGCGACGGCTGTAATGTACCTGCAATGTTGAAACGGTGCTCAGGGAATAATCCAGGTGCAATGTCGGGAACAGGCGTACATAGTCCTTGCGGCTTTGATATTGACCATCCCGGCCGGATGCACGGATGCCGGTGATTTCAAGGCGAAGCCCGCCGAGACACCTGAGCTTTCCTGCTTTACTTTCCAACTGCGCATAACCGCTATGGATACGTTCGCTGTAATCCAACCCGTTATCGAGGCCTTTATAAATCAGATAATCGTCCCCGGTTTGCTGTTGGGCAAAAAAATCGTACTGCACATGCCGGTTCTCGGTCTTGATACCCAGTTCGAGCAAGGTTTCTTTGCCTATGGGCTGCGCCCAATCCGATTGAACCAGCAGGTCGCGGTTCTCATTACGGGTATTCGTACGGATGTTTGGATAGCCGAAAGATACGGGATAAATCTTCCGGGTAGCCAAGGCCCAGTCCTTGTTACTGTCCCACCAATCGTATTGAAGGTCAACAGTCCACTTTTGTTTGGCATGGGAAAACAACTGTGTATAATTATATTCCAGTTGGTTGTAGTTTCGCTGCTCCCATGATTCGCCGTTCCGTACCAGCGCGCTGTCTGGCGCCGGGCTACTGTAGTTATAGTTCAGTACTGTTTTGTCGTGATCATGCGTCCCGTTCCAGAGATAGGCAGCGGTCATGGTACGCTTGTCGCTGATAAAGTAATCGGCACCGAGGTATAGCATTTTCCCGTCGTCGTGCCTTTTCTCGTCCTGCCCCATCTTCAGGCTGCTGGCACCGGTAACCTGATCGGTGGTGTAGAGCCCTTTATAATCTGACTTACGCATACCAAGGGTAGAAAAAAAGTTAAACTTATCCGACTTATAGTTCAGACTGGGATTGATCCGGGTATCATTGGGTACCCCTGCCACTGCCTTCAGTTGTCCGTTAAAGCCCGACTTTTTATTTTTTTTCAGGACAATATTAATAATACCCGCACTGCCCGAAGCATCATAACGCGCTGAAGGGCTGGTGATCACTTCGATACGCTCTACCTGGTCGGCCTGCAATTGCTCTAAGGCGCTCCCCTGTGTGAGCCCCGAGCGCCGCCCGTTCACCAATACAGTAACGCCTGTATTGCCGCGTAAACTAACCTCGCCCTGCGGGCTAACGGCAACTGAGGGGATGCCGTTCAACGCGTCACTGACAGAACCATTTTGAGAAAGGACATCCTTGCCTATTTCAAAAACTTTTTTATCAGGCTGTAGGTGCAGGGCAAGTTGCTGGCCGGAAACCGTTACTTCGTTGAGCTGAAGTGCATCTGGTATCATTAACAAATTGCCCAGATCAGTGCCGGCACCGGTAAGTGTCACGCTTTGGGAAAGGGGCTCATAACCTACAAAGCTACAATTCAGCATAAAAACGCCCTCTTTATTTAGCTTTAGTACAAATTTGCCTTTTACATCGGTCATAGTGCCTAAAACCGGTTTGCCGGTTGTATCCAGCAGGCTTACCGTTGCATATGCAATAGGGTGATGTGTATTGCGGTCGGCTAATGTTCCGCTAAGGGTCTGGGCTTTAGTGCCGGGCCTGCTCAGCCAAATAAAAAGAAAAAGGATCAGGATGGTTCTCATGCCACAAGATTAAAGAGCGGCAACGGGTATGGCTCAAAAAAACATGCGAACGGCACCAGCGGCTTTCCTGCTGCACTAAAAAGTAAAAGGCGATTGCCTACCTTTATCGTATGCAAAAATGGTGTATCTTTCTTCTGTTCCTGCAGCTTGTTGTTTTTACCTCCTGCCAGCGGGAGATCCGTTACGAAGCATCGGATGCGGTAATCAGCCGGCCAGATACCACTTTTACTGCACGTGTGGAGATCAATCTGCAGGAAAAAAAGTTCAGTTCACCCCTGGGCCTGCTTGTGCACAGTTTCGGCGCCTTTGTGGTATATTGGGATGGTGTTAGGGTTGGACAGAATGGGGTGCCGGCTGCTCCGGGCCGGCCTGAAGTACCCGGTACGGAAACAAGCTATTACCAGGTTCCGGACAAACTTTCAGGCCTCGGCAAACACGAGGTCGTGATCAGGGGAACCCAAAAATACCTGCTGGAAGCCGAGCGTGAGGTAATGGCCAAACCAGACAGCTACCTGAAAATGCTGCGTCAGCCGCTTGTCGAACTTTCCCTGGTCAACCTGATGGCGGGCGCCTTTCTTATCGCCGCCATCTACTACACGTTTTTGTATGCCAACAGCAGGCACAAGCAACGTACAACCTTACTTTTCGCGCTGGTCTGCTTTCTGTTCTTCACACTGCTGGCTATGGAATATCTGAAATATTATATCGATATTCCCTATACGCAGTTTTATACCCGCCTAATCATTGTAGGCTGGCTTACCTTTGCGATAGCGGTTCTCATCCCTTTGTATTTCGCGGTTTACTTTAACGTGCCGTACAAGCTACCGCTCATAGTCATATTGCTTGTTACTTTGTCATCCATATATATTCTTGAGTATGGTCACTATGATCTGACAACCCATTTATACAGTCTGATACTATGGATCGCATCGGTACTGCTCTTGTTGTACGCCCTGGCCAAAAGGCAGCGGGGAAGCGTGTTGGTGCTGTGCGGTTTTGCAGCTTCTATGGTCATTAACCAGTATATATTTTACGATTTTGGGTTATATATCGCCTTTACGATGATCCTGCTTTGCATCCTTTACCTGCAAACCCTCGGGGCAAAACAACTGGAGGAAGCGCACCATGCATCGCTGTTGTTGTCTTCCCGCTTGCAACTGGAACTCATCAAAAAAAATATCCAACCGCACTTTTTGCGTAATACCCTCACTTCCCTTATGGACTGGGTGGAAGAATCTCCTGCACAGGGTGTTCAGTTCATTCAGGCACTCTCGCAGGAATTTGACCTGATGAACAAAATTGCTGAACATTCGCTTATCTCCATCCGGCAGGAGATCGACCTTTGCAGGCAACACTTGTTGGTTATGCAGTTCCGTAAGGAGGTTACGTATATATGGGAAGAGAAGGGAATACAGGATGATGAATTGATCCCGCCGGCAATTATTCATACCCTGCTGGAGAATGGGATAACACATAGCGCCCCGTTCCATGACGGCAGCATACGTTTCCTGCTTGCATTTTTGCACATGAACACTCATAAACAGTATACCTTTGAGGTATTTGCAGAGAACCGGATAAAAAACGGACGTAAAAGCGGCAACGGCTTTCGTTATATTGAAGCGCGCTTGAAAGAAAGTTATGGTGACCGGTGGGGCTTTACTTCAGAACCTTTTGCAGGAGGCTGGCGAAGTATAATCCGCATTGACTTATGAATGTTTTGATCATAGAAGACGAGGCCCGGATAGCCAAACGGCTGGCGCGCATGGCCAGGGCATATTTTGAGCAGCAGCTAACGCTAACTCTATGCGACACGCTGTCCAAAGGCCTGGAGTTCATGGAACATTCACCCGTTGATGTGCTGTTACTGGACCTGAACCTGAATGGCGAAGACGGTTTTGAAGTGCTGGAGACTATGGTGGCCCGGCCTTTCCATACCATTATCGTTTCGGCCTATACCGATAAAGCTATTACAGCTTTTTCTTATGGTGTATTAGATTTTGTGCCCAAGCCGTTTGATGAAGGCCGGTTGTTCCAGGCTTTTGGACGGCTGAATACCAGAAGCAAAATATCCGATAACGGGCTAAAGTACTTAGCGGTGAGAAAAGGGGGTATGATCAAAATGATAAAAGCCATACACCTCAACTATATTAAAGGCGCCGGTATTTACAGCGAACTTCATCTGGAGGACGGAAACCAGGAACTACATGACAAAAGCCTTGATGCGCTGGAACAACTCCTGCCTCCGGGTGAGTTTACCCGGATCCATCGCTCGTATATCGTCAGCCTGAAACAAGTGGAAAAGCTGGTCATCGAACCCGGCGGTAAGTATGCTGTTCGGCTAACAAATGGCAGATTGCTGCCGGTGGGCCGGTCACGATATAAAGAACTGCGCAGTAAAATGATTTAATCAATTAATTATCGCCCCAGGTTTAGTAGCAGCGCAAGTCGATAAACATTTTCTGTGGCTGTGAAGGCAGCAGCAGCCATGCACCCGTCTGGATCGAATTGAAATGATGCGTACATTTGTTGCAAATAAAGCAAGCCATCTATGAAGAAAATTGGATTTTTATCATTTGGACATTGGTCCGACCATCCTTCCTACAACACCCGTACGGCAGGGGATACCTTGCTTCAGTCGATTGACCTGGCTGTTGCGGCCGAAGAGATCGGTTTGGATGGCGCTTACTTTAGGGTGCACCATTTTGCGCGCCAGTTAGCATCGCCGTTTCCTTTGCTTTCTGCAATTGGCGCAAAAACCAGTAAAATAGAGATCGGAACAGGAGTGATTGATATGCGATACGAGAACCCGATGTACATGGTAGAGGATGCCGGTGCCGCCGATCTGATCTCCGGCGGGCGCTTACAATTAGGAATCAGCAGGGGTTCGCCGGAACAGGTGATCGACGGTTGGCGATATTTCGGTTACGAGCCTGCTGAAGGAGAAACTGATGCAGAAATGGGACGCCGCAAAGCACTGGAGTTTTTGGATAAACTGAAAGGGAAGGGGTTCGCGCAGCCCAACCCATACCCGATGTTTCCCAATCCACCTGGCTTGTTGCGCCTGGAACCGCACCCGGAAGGCTTGCATGAACGTATCTGGTGGGGCGCCGCCTCTAATGCTACCGCTATTTGGGCGGCCGAACACGGCATGCACCTGCAAAGTTCAACTTTAAAGTATGATGAAAGCGGTGAACCTTTTCATGTACAACAGGCTAAGCAGATCAGGTTATATAAAGACGCCTGGAAAAAAGCGGGACACGAACGGGGGCCACGAGTATCCGTAAGCCGGTCTATTTTTGCACTAATCACCGACCAGGACCGGTATTACTTTGGACAGCAAGCAAAAGCTGCCGATAGTTTCGGTTATATCGAAGCCGATAAACGTGCGGTCTTTGGAAAAAGCTATGCTGCCGAACCGGATCAGCTCATCAGGGAACTGGCCCGGGACGAAGCCATCCAGGAAGCCGATACGCTGCTGTTGACTATACCCAATACTTTGGGCGTCGATTACAATGTTCATGTGTTGTCGGCTATTCTGGAGCAAGTTGCCCCTGCACTGGGTTGGCGATAAAATAGCTACTTATTCACCCGTTTAACAAAGACAACATCAATAAATTGCCAGCTCAAGAGTGGGGGGCGGGTAGTTTTTTTCAGGCAGGGATAAACAATACAGCAATACAGGTTTACTTTCTTTCGGCCCCCTGGTAAACCATGGCGTTTTTAAAATTCTTCCTAAACTTTTTAATGTATTCAGAAGGTTTTAAATCAAATACCTTCTTAAACTGCTCGCGAAAATATTTGATATCTTTTATTCCAACAGCGTAAGCAGTTTCTAATATATTTAGATCGCTATGTACAAATAGCTGTGCAGCTTTTCGCAATCTGATAACCCTTATGAAGCTATTGGCTGGCTGACCTGAAATCATCTTGATTTTTTTGTAAATCCCCGAATAAGACATATTTAGTTCGGAGGCTAAGGATTGCAGATTAAAATCCGGATCAGTAATATGCTCTTCCACAATCCGGATACAGGAATCCAGAAACCTTTTGTATTCTATCGAGATAGTGTGCGGGTTATTGTTCAGTGTAATTTCATTATAAAAATATTGCTGAAGTGTGTTTCTGCTTTTAAGCAGCCCGCTAACCCGTGCTTTCAGGATATCTTTGTCAAAAGGTTTTCCGATATAATCATCGGCGCCCCTCTCAATACCCTTTAGTTTGATTTCGTTTGACGCACTTGCGGTTAAAAGGATGACAGGAATGTGAGAAGTTGTCATATTCCCTTTAGTAGCGGCACAAACTTCTATCCCGGTCATACCCTGCATCATGACATCGCATATAACGATATCCGGCCACTGCTCATTAACAATTTTGATTCCATCCTCACCATTCGGCGCTACAAGAACATTATATTCAAGTTTAAATATCTGGCGGAGATACTCTCTCATATCCTCGTGGTCATCGATAATTAACAGTGTTTTGAGTTCAGACACTGATACTTCCTCTCCAGGGTCTGCTGCAGGTACTATATCATTGGCTGTAGTTTCAGAATCTATCAATTCTTTTAAAAACTCAGAAGCAGTCGTTGGCTGTTCTGAGATAATTTGATCTTTTAGATGCGCTTTTCCTTTTTTAAAAGTAATTGTAAAGGCTGTT
It contains:
- a CDS encoding LLM class flavin-dependent oxidoreductase, coding for MKKIGFLSFGHWSDHPSYNTRTAGDTLLQSIDLAVAAEEIGLDGAYFRVHHFARQLASPFPLLSAIGAKTSKIEIGTGVIDMRYENPMYMVEDAGAADLISGGRLQLGISRGSPEQVIDGWRYFGYEPAEGETDAEMGRRKALEFLDKLKGKGFAQPNPYPMFPNPPGLLRLEPHPEGLHERIWWGAASNATAIWAAEHGMHLQSSTLKYDESGEPFHVQQAKQIRLYKDAWKKAGHERGPRVSVSRSIFALITDQDRYYFGQQAKAADSFGYIEADKRAVFGKSYAAEPDQLIRELARDEAIQEADTLLLTIPNTLGVDYNVHVLSAILEQVAPALGWR